A single window of Micrococcaceae bacterium Sec5.1 DNA harbors:
- a CDS encoding transporter → MSIYPPLEKTVSAPSPRTRVPLNTLAIPLGLAGLAQVWSAATSSFQAPIELAQVFWVIAAIAWLWTIAVHVHRGRRTEQSLSDQLKHFAQGPLAALLPIAAMLIGAGLHRTIPLAGTIVTGVSIAVAAAFAAWILNFWMRGELPLESVHGGYFLPTSAAGFVGALTARQTGLDWLAVGSFAVGLFFWLVISVFFFLRLALRPTMPESLTPTLAIMIAPPAVAAAAWLAISGGRPDYMFEGLTAITVLMVLIQLTLLRRYRALPFSLGFWSFTFPLASVAALAITWLHLGRPAAWEAMTIGVLAIVTTAVVLVAAKSITVFFRLAATARRQRAREETGKPVRM, encoded by the coding sequence TTGTCTATATACCCGCCCCTGGAGAAGACCGTCTCAGCGCCTTCCCCTCGTACCCGTGTCCCCCTGAATACGCTCGCTATACCGCTTGGTTTGGCGGGCCTCGCGCAAGTTTGGTCGGCGGCGACCTCGTCCTTCCAAGCCCCGATCGAACTTGCCCAAGTATTCTGGGTGATCGCGGCCATTGCCTGGCTTTGGACCATCGCGGTGCACGTCCATCGCGGGAGGCGCACGGAACAGTCGCTCTCTGATCAGCTCAAGCACTTCGCGCAGGGCCCGCTCGCCGCCTTGCTTCCGATTGCAGCCATGTTGATTGGGGCGGGGCTGCACCGCACCATTCCTTTAGCCGGAACCATTGTGACCGGTGTTTCCATTGCCGTTGCAGCCGCGTTCGCCGCATGGATTTTGAACTTCTGGATGCGCGGCGAGTTGCCACTTGAATCCGTACATGGCGGCTACTTCCTCCCCACCAGCGCAGCTGGTTTCGTTGGTGCGCTGACCGCAAGACAGACGGGACTCGACTGGCTCGCGGTCGGAAGTTTCGCCGTCGGCCTCTTCTTCTGGCTCGTTATCTCTGTGTTTTTCTTCCTGCGACTAGCGCTTCGACCCACGATGCCGGAATCGCTTACCCCGACGCTGGCGATCATGATCGCTCCACCAGCTGTGGCGGCGGCCGCGTGGCTTGCCATCTCCGGGGGTCGACCCGACTACATGTTCGAGGGGTTGACGGCGATAACGGTGTTGATGGTTTTGATCCAGCTAACCCTGTTGCGGCGCTATCGGGCCTTGCCGTTCTCGCTGGGCTTCTGGTCGTTCACGTTCCCCTTGGCAAGTGTTGCCGCACTTGCCATCACGTGGTTGCACTTGGGCAGACCGGCTGCCTGGGAGGCTATGACCATTGGAGTGCTGGCGATCGTGACGACTGCCGTTGTACTGGTCGCGGCAAAATCGATCACAGTGTTTTTCCGCCTCGCCGCCACGGCCCGGCGACAAAGGGCGAGAGAGGAAACGGGGAAACCGGTCCGGATGTGA